A stretch of Mastacembelus armatus chromosome 1, fMasArm1.2, whole genome shotgun sequence DNA encodes these proteins:
- the LOC113128630 gene encoding E3 ubiquitin-protein ligase TRIM21-like: MSAASCLRSEDQFLCSICLDVFTDPVSTPCGHNFCKNCINQHWDINDRCQCPLCNKVFYIRPELHINTLLSGMVAEYRHEVQHKASSSSSDQQAAKPEVPCDVCTGTKLKALKSCLVCLVSYCETHLEPHLTMSGLKRHQLIEPVDNLEGRMCMTHNKPLELFCKTDQTCVCMLCSVLDHRTHEFVPLKEEGEGKKAELGKTQAEIQKMIQKRRVKIEELKESVRISKAAADREKAEGLQVFTALMDSVERGLAQLMKEIEEQQESTEKQAEGFIKELEQEIYKLMKRSTEVEQLSHSEDHLHLLQSFSSLKAAPPTKDWTEVRVRPPSHEGIVVRAVAQLEDTLSEHMKKLLAEAELKRVQQFEVDVTLDPHTAHPALILSDDGKQVSHSDVKKNLPDNPERFSTYVNVLGKQSLSSGRFYFEVQVKGKTDWTLGVARESINRKGDIIRSPNDGFWTIWFGNGNEYKAFAEPPVHLSLESGPEKVGVFVDYEEGLVSFYDVDAAALIYSFTGCSFTEKLYPFFCPCNNDGGKNSAPLIICPVNQTV; this comes from the coding sequence ATGTCTGCTGCCAGCTGTCTGAGATCTGAAGACCAGTTCCTGTGCTCCATCTGTCTGGATGTGTTCACTGATCCAGTCTCCACACCATGTGGACACAACTTCTGCAAGAACTGCATCAACCAACACTGGGATATTAATGACAGATGCCAGTGTCCTTTGTGTAACAAGGTTTTCTACATCAGACCTGAGCTGCACATCAACACTTTGTTGTCTGGGATGGTTGCTGAGTACAGACATGAAGTTCAACacaaagccagcagcagcagctcagaccaaCAAGCTGCCAAACCAGAAGTTCCCTGTGATGTCTGCACTGGAACCAAACTGAAGGCCCTGaagtcctgcctggtgtgtctGGTCTCCTACTGTGAGACTCACCTGGAGCCTCATCTGACAATGTCAggcctgaaaagacatcagctgaTCGAGCCTGTGGACAACCTGGAAGGCAGGATGTGTATGACGCACAATAAACCTCTGGAGCTGTTCTGTAAGACCGACCAGACATGTGTCTGcatgctctgctctgttttagaCCACAGGACACATGAGTTTGTTCCTCTGAAAGAAGAAGGTGAAGGAAAGAAGGCAGAGCTGGGGAAGACACAGGCTGAAATTCAGAAAATGATCCAGAAGAGACGAGTGAAGATTGAGGAGCTCAAAGAATCAGTGAGGATcagtaaagcagctgcagacagagagaaagcagaaggtCTTCAGGTCTTCACTGCTCTGATGGACTCTGTTGAGAGAGGCCTGGCGCAGCTCATGAAGGAGATTGAAGAGCAACAGGAAAGtacagagaaacaggctgaagGTTTCATCAAAGAGCTGGAACAGGAAATCTATAAGCTGATGAAGAGAAGCACTGAGGTGGAGCAGCTCTCACACTCTGAagaccacctccacctcctccaaagcttctcctccctgaaagctGCTCCACCCACCAAGGACTGGACAGAGGTCAGAGTCCGTCCTCCATCACATGAGGGGATTGTGGTGAGAGCTGTGGCTCAGCTGGAGGACACACTCAGTGAACACATGAAGAAGCTGCTCGCTgaggctgagctgaagaggGTCCAGCAGTTTGAAGTGGATGTGACTCTGGATCCTCATACAGCACATCCTGCACTCATCCTGTCTGATGATGGGAAACAAGTGAGTCACAGTGATGTGAAGAAGAATCTTCCAGACAACCCAGAGAGATTTTCAACCTATGTTAATGTCTTAGGAAAGCAGAGTTTGTCCTCAGGCAGATTTTACTTTGAGGTTCAGGTAAAAGGAAAGACTGACTGGACTTTAGGAGTGGCCAGAGAGTCAATCAACAGGAAGGGAGACATCATACGAAGCCCAAATGATGGTTTCTGGACTATATGGtttggaaatggaaatgagTACAAAGCATTTGCTGAACCTCCAGTCCATCTCTCCCTGGAGTCTGGTCCTGAGAAGGTGGGGGTGTTTGTGGATTATGAGGAGGGTCTGGTCTCCTTCTATGACGTAGATGCTGCAGCTCTTATCTACTCCTTCACTGGCTGCTCCTTCACTGAGAAACTCTACCCGTTCTTCTGTCCCTGTAATAATGATGGTGGTAAAAACTCTGCTCCTCTGATCATCTGTCCTGTCAATCAAACTGTCTGA
- the LOC113128633 gene encoding E3 ubiquitin-protein ligase TRIM21-like → MSAASCLRSEDQFLCSICLDVFTDPVSTPCGHNFCKNCINQHWDVNDRCQCPMCNKAFYIRPELHINTFISGMVAEFRHGAQHKASSSSSSDQQAAKPGQVPCDVCTGTKLKALKSCLVCLVSYCETHLEPHLTASGLKRHQLIQPVDNLEGRMCRKHDKPLELFCKTDQTCVCTTCSVLDHRKHEIVPLKEEGEGKKAELGKTQAEIQKMIQKRRVKIEELKESVRISKAAADRETAEGLQVFTALKESVERGLEQLIQEIEEQQESTEKQAEGFIKDLEQEISELMKRSTEVEQLSRSEDHLHLLQSFSSLKAAPPTKDWTEVRVRPPSHEGTVVRAVAQLEDTLSEHMKKLLTEAELKRVQQFEVDVTLDPHTANPELILSDDGKQVSHSDVKKNLPDNPERFSVNVNVLGKQSFSSGRFYFEVQVKGKTEWALGVARESIKRKRDIKRSPKNGFWTISLGDGNEYKAFADSRVRLFLRSGPEKVGVFVDYEEGLVSFYDVDAAALIYSFTGCSFTEKLYPFFCPWINDGGRNSAPLIICPVNQTV, encoded by the coding sequence ATGTCTGCTGCCAGCTGTCTGAGATCTGAAGACCAGTTCCTGTGCTCCATCTGTCTGGATGTGTTCACTGATCCAGTCTCCACACCATGTGGACACAACTTCTGCAAGAACTGCATCAACCAACACTGGGATGTTAATGACAGGTGCCAGTGTCCAATGTGTAACAAGGCTTTCTACATCAGACCTGAGCTGCACATCAACACCTTCATCTCTGGGATGGTTGCTGAGTTCAGACATGgagctcaacacaaagccagcagcagcagcagctcagaccaaCAAGCTGCCAAACCAGGACAAGTTCCCTGTGACGTCTGTACTGGAACCAAACTGAAGGCCCTGaagtcctgcctggtgtgtctGGTCTCCTACTGTGAGACTCACCTGGAGCCTCATCTGACAGCTTCAggcctgaaaagacatcagctgaTCCAGCCTGTGGACAACCTGGAAGGCAGGATGTGTAGGAAGCACGATAAACCTCTGGAGCTGTTCTGTAAGACCGACCAGACATGTGTCTGCACGACCTGCTCTGTTTTAGACCACAGGAAACATGAGATTGTTCCTCTGAAAGAAGAAGGTGAAGGAAAGAAGGCAGAGCTGGGGAAGACACAGGCTGAAATTCAGAAAATGATCCAGAAGAGACGAGTGAAGATTGAGGAGCTCAAAGAATCAGTGAGGATcagtaaagcagctgcagacagagagacagcagaaggTCTTCAGGTCTTCACTGCTCTGAAGGAGTCTGTTGAGAGAGGCCTGGAGCAGCTCATACAGGAGATCGAAGAGCAACAGGAAAGtacagagaaacaggctgaagGTTTCATCAAAGACCTGGAACAGGAAATCTCTGAGCTGATGAAGAGAAGCACTGAGGTGGAGCAGCTCTCACGCTCTGAagaccacctccacctcctccaaagcttctcctccctgaaagctGCTCCACCCACCAAGGACTGGACAGAGGTCAGAGTCCGTCCTCCATCACATGAGGGGACTGTGGTGAGAGCTGTGGCTCAGCTGGAAGACACACTCAGTGAACACATGAAGAAGCTGCtcactgaggctgagctgaagaggGTCCAGCAGTTTGAAGTGGATGTGACTCTGGATCCTCATACAGCAAATCCTGAACTCATCCTGTCTGATGATGGGAAACAAGTGAGTCACAGTGATGTGAAGAAGAATCTTCCAGACAACCCAGAGAGATTttctgttaatgttaatgtcttAGGAAAGCAGAGTTTCTCTTCAGGCAGATTTTACTTTGAGGTTCAGGTTAAAGGAAAGACTGAGTGGGCTTTAGGAGTGGCCAGAGAGTCGAtcaagaggaagagagacatCAAAAGAAGCCCTAAAAACGGTTTCTGGACTATATCGTTGGGAGATGGAAATGAGTACAAAGCATTTGCTGACTCTAGAGTCCGTCTCTTCCTGAGGTCTGGTCCTGAGAAGGTGGGGGTGTTTGTGGATTATGAGGAGGGTCTGGTCTCCTTCTATGACGTAGATGCTGCAGCTCTTATCTACTCCTTCACTGGCTGCTCCTTCACTGAGAAACTCTACCCGTTCTTCTGTCCCTGGATTAATGATGGTGGTAGAAACTCTGCTCCTCTGATCATCTGTCCTGTCAATCAAACTGTCTGA